The Streptomyces sp. M92 nucleotide sequence TGCGCACCGGGCTTGGGTGACCGGGTGGAGGCGGGGTCGCCCACCGCGCGGAAGTCGGCCGAGGCGCCGCTGCCGTAAGGGTCTACCAGGAGCACGTGATTGTAAGTGGTGGGCTGCCCCGGGGAGTTGTCCACCACGGTGATGCGAGCGAACTCGTTGTCCGTGTAGTGCCAGGAGGCGATGTACACGTACTTGCCGAGCCAGGTGCCGCCGGGTGCGGCGTCGTGCGAGCCGGTCAGGCCCTGGGGGACCCACTCGCGGGAGGTGTCGTCGGCGTTGTTCCAGCAGAACCCGTCGACGGAGTAGGCCGGGTCGAGATCGGTCGCGTGGCACAGGCCACGGCTGCCGGTGTGGCCGCGTCCGTCGAGCAAAGGTCCGAGGGCGTCTTCGGCGGGATCGAAGTAGCTGGTGACCTCGCCGCCGGCCTCGATGTCGGCTATGGCGTCCCACCGGCTCTGGAAGTCGTCGGCGGTCAGCTTCATCGCGGACGCGTCCATCGGTGTCAGGGGGGTGGCGGCCGCCGCCGGCCCGGGCGCCGCGACCAGGAGCGCCAAGGCCCCCAGTGCCGACGCGGCGGCGGCGACCGCCCTGCCGGGCCAAGTCCGGTTCAGTGAGGAGAGTTCGCGCATCGCGTGATCATATGGTCATGGCGATCACCGCTCGAGCAGCATCCGCTGCAACTCCCGCGCCGCCCGAGGAGGAGCCACATCACTGCGGTGTGCCAGCGCGATCGTCCGGTGCAACCCCGGCCGGGCCAGCGGGGTGACCCGCAGACCGCGCCCCGACCGCGCCGCCACCATCCGGGGCACCACCGCCATCCCCAGCCCCGCCCGCACGAACTCCAGCACCGCGTCCATCTCGCCGCCCTCCACGGCGAAGTCCGGCTCGAAGCCCTCCGCGCGGCACGCGGCGACCGTCAGTTCCCGCAGGTCGTAGCCGTGCCGGAACATCACCAGGCGCTCGCCCTCCAGGTCGGCGATGCGTACGGCGCGCCGGCCGCCGCCCGGCCGGGGCGCCTCCGGCGACGACACCACCACCAGGTCCTCCCGCAGCAGCTCGACCGTCGTCAGCGCCGGCGACGGGGTGGGCAGCGGAAGCACCACCAGCGCCAGGTCCAGCGCGCCCCGCGCCAGCTCCCGCACCAGGTCGTGCGAGCCGCCCTCCTCGATCATGAGCCGCACGCCGGGGTACCGGTCGTGGAAGGCACGCAGCACGTCCGGCAGCAGCCCGGTGCACAGGCTCGGCGTCGCGCCCAGCCGCACCCGCCCGCGCCGCAGCCGCACCAGCTCCAGCACCTCGTGCCGGGCGGTGTCCGCGTCGGCGAGGATGCGCCGGGCCAGCGGGAGCAGCGCCTCGCCGGCGTCGGTGAGCGTGATGTTGCCCCGCGCGCGCTGGAACAGGTCGGCGCCCAGCTCCCGCTCCAGCGCCCTGATCTGCTGCGACAGCGAGGGCTGCGCCACGTGGACCGTCTCCGCGGCCCGGGTGAAGTGCCGGGTCTCGGCGACCGCGACGAAGTACTGGAGCTGCTGAAACTGCATGAGACCCACCCTACGCCCACGATAGCCACAGCCTATGGAAACGAGGCAGACCATGTCTTGGACCGATGCCGCTCCGCCCACGTAGCGTCTTGTGGCATGGCTCTGGCAACGCGGACGGACCGACGGCCGTCCATGGCGCGCACCGTGTGGGACTCGACCGTCGGCAAGAAGACGGTGATGGCGGTCAGCGGACTCGTCATGCTGCTCTACCTGGTCGCCCACATGATCGGGAACCTGAAGATCTTCTTCGGAACGACCGAGTTCAACGAGTACGCCCACTGGCTGCGCACGGTCGGCGAGCCGTTCATGCACTACGAGTGGACGCTCTGGCTGATCCGCGTGGTGCTCGTGGTCGCCGTCGTCGCCCACGCCGTCTCCGCGTACCAGCTCAGCCGCCGCGACATCAAGGCGCGGCCCAGCAGTTACGTGCACAAGAGGAAGCGGGCCAGTTACGCGACGCGCACCATGCGGTGGGGCGGGATCATCCTCGGCCTGTTCATCGTCTGGCACATCCTCGACCTGACCACCGGCACCGTGCACTCCGGCGGCTTCGAGACGGGCAAGCCCTACCAGAACGTCGTGGACACCTTCTCCACCTGGTACGGCAACGTCATCTACCTCGTCGCGATGCTCGCCCTCGGCCTGCACATCCGCCACGGCTTCTGGTCCGCCGCCCAGACCCTCGGCGCCGGCAGCCGCACCCGCGACCGTGCCCTGAAGACCGTCGCAGGCGTCCTCGCGCTGCTGCTCACGGTGGGCTTCATCGCCGTACCCGTGGGCGTCATGACCGGAGTGGTGAGCTGACATGACAACCTACGCCGACTACACGACCGGTGCGCCGGTCGCCGACACCAAGGCCCCCGCCGGGCCCGTCGGCGAGCGCTGGGACACCCGCCGCTTCGAGGCGAAACTGGTCAACCCCGCCAACCGGCGCAAGCAGACCGTCATCGTCGTCGGCACCGGCCTCGCGGGCGGCTCGGCCGGCGCGACCCTCGCCGAACAGGGCTACCGCGTCGTCCAGTTCTGCTACCAGGACTCCCCGCGCCGGGCCCACTCCATCGCCGCGCAGGGCGGCATCAACGCCGCGAAGAACTACCGCAACGACGGCGACTCGATCCACCGCCTGTTCTACGACACCGTCAAGGGCGGCGACTTCCGCTCCCGTGAGTCCAACGTGCACCGGCTCGCGCAGATCTCCGTAGAGATCATCGACCAGTGCGTGGCGCAGGGCGTGCCCTTCGCCCGCGAGTACGGCGGCCTGCTCGACACCCGCTCCTTCGGCGGCGTCCAGGTCTCCCGTACCTTCTACGCCCGCGGCCAGACGGGCCAGCAGCTGCTGCTCGGCGCCTACCAGGCGCTCAGCAGGCAGATCGCGGCCGGCAACATCGAGATGCACCCGCGCACCGAGATGCTCGACCTGATCGTCGTCGACGGGCGGGCGCGCGGCATCGTCGCCCGGGACCTGATCACCGGCAAGATCGACACGTACTTCGCGGACGCGGTGGTCCTGGCGAGCGGTGGCTACGGCAACGTCTTCTACCTCTCCACCAACGCCATGAACTCCAACGCCACCGCCGTGTGGCGGGCGCACCGGCGCGGTGCCTACTTCGCCAACCCCTGCTTCACGCAGATCCACCCGACCTGCATCCCGCGCACCGGCGACCACCAGTCCAAGCTGACGCTGATGAGCGAGTCGCTGCGCAACGACGGCCGGATCTGGGTGCCCAAGGCCAAGGGCGACGACCGCCCGGCGAACAAGATCCCCGAGGACGAGCGCGACTACTACCTGGAGCGCGTCTACCCGTCCTTCGGCAACCTGGTCCCGCGTGACATCGCCTCCCGCGCCGCGAAGAACGTCTGCGACGAGGGCAGGGGAGTAGGCCCCGGCGGCCAGGGTGTCTACCTCGACTTCGCCGACGCCATCGAGCGGATGGGCCGCAAGGCGGTCGAGGCCAAGTACGGCAACCTCTTCGACATGTACCAGCGGATCACCGACGAGGACCCGTACCGGGTGCCGATGCGGATCTACCCCGCCGTGCACTACACGATGGGCGGGCTGTGGGTCGACTACGACCTCCAGACCACCGTCCCGGGCCTGTTCGCCATCGGTGAGGCCAACTTCTCCGACCACGGCGCCAACCGGCTCGGCGCCTCCGCCCTGATGCAGGGCCTGGCCGACGGCTACTTCGTCCTGCCCGCCACGATCAACGACTACCTCGCCCGCAACCCGCACAAGGACGAGGTCGACGACGGCCACCCCGCCGTGCAGGAGGTGCTGGCCGAGACCGAGGACCGGCTGGGCCTGCTCCTCTCCGTCGACGGCGACCGCACCCCGGACTCCTTCCACCGCGAACTCGGCGAGCTGATGTGGGAGTTCTGCGGCATGGCCCGCACCGACTCCGGGCTGCGCAAGGCCCTGGAGCGCATCCCGCAGATCCGCGAGGAGTTCTGGCGGCGGATCAAGGTCCCGGGCACCGGCGAGGAGTTCAACCAGTCGCTGGAGAAGGCCAACCGCATCGTCGACTACCTGGAGCTCGCCGAGCTGATGTGCCTGGACGCGCTGCACCGCGCCGAGTCCTGCGGCGGCCACTTCCGCGAGGAGTCGCAGACCCCGGACGGCGAGGCGGCCCGCAAGGACGACGAGTTCGGCTACGCGGCGGCCTGGGAGTTCACCGGCACCGGCGAGGCCCCCACCCTGCACAAGGAAGACCTGGTCTTCGAGTACGTCCACCCCACCCAGCGGAGCTACGCATGAAGCTCACCCTGCGCGTCTGGCGGCAGCAGAACGCCGACGCCGAAGGCGCCATGTCCACGTACGAGGTGGACGGGATCTCGCCCGACATGTCCTTCCTGGAGATGCTCGACACCCTCAACGAGGAGCTCATCCTCAAGGGCGAGGATCCGGTCGCCTTCGACCACGACTGCCGCGAGGGCATCTGCGGCGCCTGTTCGCTGGTCATCAACGGCGATGCCCACGGGCCCGAGCGCACCACCACCTGCCAGCTGCACATGCGGTCCTTCGAGGACGGCGACACCATCGACGTCGAGCCGTGGCGGGCCGCCGCCTTCCCGGTCGTCAAGGACCTGGTCGTCGACCGCTCGGCCTTCGACCGGATCATCCAGGCCGGCGGCTACATCACCGCGCCGACCGGTGCGGCCCCCGAGGCCCACGCCGCGCCGGTGCCGAAGCCGGACGCGGACTTCGCCTTCGAGCACGCCGAGTGCATCGGCTGCGGCGCGTGCGTCGCCGCCTGCCCGAACGGCGCGGCGATGCTCTTCACGTCCGCGAAGGTCAACCACCTGAACGTGCTGCCCCAGGGGGCGCCCGAGCGGGAGACGCGGGTGCTGGACATGGTGGCGCAGATGGACGACGAGGGCTTCGGCGGGTGCACGCTGGCCGGCGAGTGCGCGACGGCTTGCCCGAAGGGCATTGAGCTGGTCTCCATCACCAGCATGAACAAGGAGTGGCTGCGGGCCACCCGCAAGGTGGCCAGGTAGCCCCACGGACGTTCGCCGGAAGGTGCGGACGGGCGGGGCCGGGAGAGGTGCTCATCCCGGCCCCGTCTCGCATGCGCCCCCGGCATTCAGCAAGCGCACACCCGCTCTCCCGGCACTGGTCACGCGCAGTACAGCCGGCGTCGGAAGAACTGTGGCGGACCGCCCCGCGTCCAGTGGACCCGCCCCGTGACCAGGAGAGCACCCATGACCGGCGTACTGACCGCAGACCGCCCCCCGAAGCCCGCCGCGCCCCACCGCTACACCGTCAGCCTCGCCCGGGACGAGGAGGACGTGCGGGCCGCGCAGCGGCTGCGGCACGACGTCTTCGCCGGGGAGATGGGCGCCCTGCTGGCGAGCCCGCAGCCCGGACACGACGTCGACCCCTTCGACGCGTACTGCGACCACCTGCTGGTGCGCGAGGAGACGACCGGGCAGGTCGTCGGCACCTACCGGCTGCTGCCGCCCGAGCGCGCCGCCGTCGCCGGACGGCTCTACGCGGAGAGTGAGTTCGACCTCACCGCGCTGGACGCCATCCGGCCCGGCCTGGTCGAGGTCGGCCGCTCCTGCGTGCACCCCGGCCACCGCGACGGCGCCGTCGTCGGGCTCATCTGGGCCGGCATAGCCCGCTACATGACCGAGCGGGGCCACGAGTGGCTGGCCGGCTGCTGCTCCGTCCCGCTCGCCGACGGCGGCGCCCTCGCGGCCGGTACCTGGAACCGGGTGCGGGCCAAGCACCTGGCGCCCGAGGAGTACCGGGTGCGGCCGCTGCTCCCCTGGGTCCCGCGCGCCTCGGCGGCGCCGGCCGGCCGCACCGAACTCCCGGCGCTGCTGCGTGGCTACCTCCGCCTAGGAGCCTGGGTCTGCGGCGAGCCCGCGCACGACGTGGACTTCGGCGTGGCCGACCTGTACGTGCTGCTGCCGATGAACCGGGTCGACCCGCGCTATCTGCGGCACTTCCTCTCGCTCGTCCCGGCCTGATGAGCGCCTGGCTGCCCACCGCGCCCTGCACCCCGGGGACGTGCGTGGGGCCGCGCCCGGCCGCGCGGGCCCTGCCGCGCGCCGTACTGCGGCTCACGGCGGTCGCCGTGCTGCTCCTCGCCGGCGTCGCGGTCGTCCTCACGCCGCTGCGCACCCGAGTCCCCGCCGTCCTGGTGCGGCGCTGGTGCCGCTGGACCGTGCGGGCCGCCGGTGTCCGGGTGCGCGTCACGGGCGCCGCCCCGCCCGAGGGCGGGCTGCTCCTCGTCGCCAACCACGTCTCCTGGCTCGACATCCCGCTCCTCGCCGCGGTGCGGCCCGCCCGGATGCTGGCCAAGAGCGAGGTGCGGCGCTGGCCGGTGGCGGGCCCGCTGGCCGCGCGGGCCGGCGTGCTCTTCCTGGAACGGGACCGGCTGCGGGCCCTGCCCGGCACGGTCGCCGCGGTCGCGCGGGCACTGCGCACGGGCGCCGCGGTCGCCGTCTTCCCCGAGGGCAGCACCTGGTGCGGACGCGCCCGCGGGCGTTTCAGCCGGGCCGTCTTCCAGGCCGCCCTGGACGCGGAGGTGCCGGTCCAGCCGGTGCGCATCCGCTACTGGAGCGGGGAGCGGGCGGTGGGTACGGCCGCCGCGTTCGTGGGCGAGGACACCCTGCTCGCCTCCCTGTGGCGGGTGGCGTCGGTACGGGGACTGACCGCCGAGGTCGAGGTGCGCCCCGTGCTCCCGCCCGGCCGCCACCACGACCGCCGCACCCTGGCCGCTGCCGCCGGGCCGGAGCACGGCCACCCCGGGGAAGCACATTCGAAAAGTATGCGCACTTTGTGACGTATGTGCCGTTTTCGTACGGCTGATGCGGACATCCGGAAGGCAGGCACTCCGGAAGGAGGGTGATGCCAGATGATCACCCGTGAAGAGATCGCCAACGTCCTGGACCATCCGGTCTACGACGGGGACGGCAACAAGATCGGCGACGCCAAGCACGTCTTCTTCGACGACATGACAGGGCGCCCCGAGTGGGTGAGCGTCAAGACGGGGATGTTCGGCTCCAACGAGTCCTTCATCCCCATCCGTGACGCCGCGGTGGTGCAGGACCACCTCGAGGTGCCCTACCTCAAGGACCAGGTCAAGGACGCACCCAACGTCGACGTCGATGCGGGCGGCCATCTGTCCGAGTCGGAGGAGCACCGGCTCTACGACTACTACGGCATCAACTGGGACAGCGTGCTCTCGGAAGCAGAGCGCACCGACGACGGCCGTTTCGCCGCCGGCCCGGGACCGGCGGGCACCGCCGGAGCGGCGGGGGCGGCGGGCACGGCCGGAATGGCGGGCACCGCCGGCACGACGGGCGGCATGGCCGGCCGTGAGGCGGGCACGGACCGCACCGGCATGCGCGACGACGACGCCATGACCCGCTCCGAGGAGCAGATGCACGTCGGCGTCGAGCGGCGGGAGTCCGGCCGGGCCAGGCTGCGCAAGTACGTGGTCACGGAAGAGGTCCAGCAGACCGTTCCGGTCAGCCACGAGGAAGTCCGGGTGGAGCGCGAACCGATCACCGAGGCCAACCGCGGGGACGCGCTGGCCGGACCGGAGATCAGCGAGGCCGAGCACGAGGTCACGCTGCACGAGGAACGCCCCGTCGTGGAGACGGAGACGGTCCCGGTGGAGCGCGTCCGGATGGTCACGGAGGAGCGTACCGAGGACGAGGTCGTCCGAGGCCGCGTGCGCAAGGAGCGGATCGAGGCGGAGACCGAGCGCTTCGACGACGACGCGGCGCGGTTCGACGACGACGCGGCGCGCCTGGACGACAAGAGGAGGCCGGGTCCCGGGTAACCCTCCGCGCCACTCACCGCCGGGCGGGGCGCCGGTGACGGTTCTACCGGCGCCCCGCGCCGCGCAGCGCCTCGGCCAGATACCGCGCCGTGGCGCTCCCGGCCGCCCGTGCCACCTCGGCGGGCGACCCCTCGGCCACGATCCGGCCGCCCGCGTCGCCGCCGCCCGGCCCCAGGTCGATCACGTGGTCGGCGCCCGCCGCCACGGCCATGTCGTGCTCGACGACGACCACCGTGTGCCCGGCGTCCACCAGCCCGTGCAACTGGCGCATCAGCACCTCCACGTCGGCCGGGTGCAGACCGGTCGTCGGCTCGTCGAGGAGGTACAGGGTGTGGCCGCGCCGTCCCCGCTGCAGTTCGCTCGCCAGCTTGATGCGCTGCGCCTCCCCGCCGGACAGCTCGGTCGCCGGCTGACCGAGCCGGAGGTAGCCGAGCCCGACGTCGAGCAGCGCGGCGAGACTGCGGGCCGCCGCGGGCGTGTCCGCGAAGAACTCCGCCGCCTCCTCCACCGTCAGGTCCAGCACGTCGGCGATGTTCCGCCCCCGGTACGCCACTTCGAGCGTCTCCGGGTTGTACCGCGCCCCGCCGCAGTCCGGGCACGGCGCGTACGTGCTCGGCAGGAACAGCAGCTCCACGCTGACGAACCCCTCGCCCTGGCAGGTCTCGCAGCGCCCGCCGGACACGTTGAAGGAGAAGCGGCCGACGCCGTAACCCCGCTCGCGCGCCTCGCCGGTGGCCGCGAAGACCTTGCGCACCACGTCGAACAGGCCCGTGTACGTGGCGAGGTTGGAGCGCGGGGTCCGTCCGATCGGCCGCTGGTCGACCGAGACGAGCCGGCCCACCCCCGGCAGTTCCTCGGTGATCTCGCCGATCAGCGTCGACTTCCCCGAGCCGGACACACCCGTCACCGCGGTGAGCGCGCCCAGCGGGAAGCGGGCGGTCACCTCGCGCAGGTTGTGCCGGCTGACCGGGCCGACCGTCACCGACCCGCGCGGCGCACGCGGCGTACGGGCGGGCGCGGGGGAGCGGTCGAAGAGGTGACGGGCCGTCGCGGACTCGCCGACGCCGGCCAGCCCGTCGACCGGACCGCTGTAGAGCACCCGTCCGCCGTGTTCGCCCGCCCGGGGGCCCACGTCCACGATCCAGTCGGCGCCGCGCATCACGCCGAGATGGTGCTCCACCACGAACACCGAGTTGCCCGCCGCCTTCAGCCGCTCCAGCACCGTCAGCAGCGCCTCGGTGTCCGCCGGATGCAGTCCCGCCGACGGCTCGTCCAGGACGTAGACGACCCCGAACAGCCCCGACCGCAGCTGCGTCGCCAGCCGCAGCCGCTGCAACTCGCCCGCCGACAGCGTGGGCGTCGAGCGGTCCAGGCTCAGATAGCCGAGGCCCAGCTCGACGACGGGCCCGATCCGCGAGGCGAGGTCCTCGGTGAGCACGCGGGCCGTCTCGCCGTCCGTCGGCAGCGCGCCGGCGAGTTCCGTGAGCGGCAGCGCGGCCAGTTCGGCGATGGTGCGCCCGCCCACGGTCACCGCCAGGGCCTCGGGCCGCAGCCGCCCGCCGCCGCAGACCGGGCAGGGCGCACTGGTGAGGAAGCGTTCCGCCTTCGCCCGCAGCGTGGCGCTCTTCGTGTCCGAGAAGGTCTTCATCACGTACCGCCGGGCGCTCGTGTACGTGCCCTGGTACGGTCGCTGGATGCGGCCGGCGTCCCGTACCGGGTGCACGGTGACCACCGGCTGCTCGTCCGTGAACAGGATCCACTCCCGCTGCTCGGCGGGCAGCTCACGCCAGGGCCGGTCCACGTCGTACCCGAGCGCGTCGAGGACGTCCCGCAGGTTCTTGCCCTGCCAGGCGCCCGGCCACGCGGCGATCGCGCCGTCCCGGACCGACAGCGAGGGGTCCGGGACCAGCAGCTCCTCCGTCGTACGGTGCACCCGCCCGAGGCCGTGGCACTCCGGGCACGCCCCGGCCGCCGTGTTCGGCGAGAAGGCGTCCGAGTCGAGCCGCGGCGCGCCCGGCGGGTAGTCGCCGGCCCGGGAGAACAGCATCCGCAGGGAGTTGGAGAGGTTGGTGACCGTGCCGACCGAGGAACGGGACGTCGGTCCCGTGCGGCGCTGCTGGAGCGACACGGCGGGCGGCAGTCCGGTGACCTCGCCCACCTTCGGGGCGCCGACCTGGTGGATCAGCCGGCGGGCATACGGAGCGACCGACTCGAAGTACCGCCGCTGCGCCTCCGCGTACACCGTCCCGAAGGCCAGCGACGACTTCCCGGACCCCGAGACCCCGGTGAACACGGCCACCACGTCCCGGGGGATGTCCACGTCCACGCCCTTGAGGTTGTGCTCACGGGCGCCGCGCACCCGGACGTACGGGTCGTGGGGACTGTGCATCGCGGGAAACTCCGTACGGTCTTCGGCCCGGTCGCTTCCGGGGAGGGGGACAAACCCCGCGATTCTACGCCGACGCGGTGGCCGCCGCCGTGCCGGTGACGCGGGCGAGCCGCCGGTAGGAGTCCAGCAGGGCCTCGCGGTCGTACGTGCTCGTGGTGACCAGCACCTCCTGCGCGCCCGTGTCCCGGAGCAGGGTCTCCAGTTCCTCGGCGACCTGCTCCTCGGTGCCCGCGAGGTGTCCGGCGAGCCCTGACTCGTACAGGTCGCGCTCCTTGGCGGTCATCGTCCGGGCCTCGGCCTCCTCGGCCGGCGGCAGCGGCGGGAAGGAGCCGCGGGTGCGGGCCTGCGCCATGGACCAGGCCTCCGGGACCAGGAGCCGCCGGGCCGCCTCGGCGCTGCCCGCCACGGCGATGGTGCCGGAGACGACGACGTACGGCTCCCCGCCCCACTCGGAGGGACGGAACCCGGCGCGGTAGCGGTCGATGCCGCGCAGCATCCGGTCGCGGTCGCGCAGATCGCCGATGACCATCGGCAGACCGGCCCGGGCGGCCACGGCCGCGCCCTCGCCGATGGCCAGCACGAACGGCGGCACCGTCAGCCCCTCCGCCGGGCGGGCGTGCACCCCGGTCGGGGACGTGCCCCGGAACCAGCCCAGCAGCTCGGCCAGTTGCGCGTCGAAGTCGTCGGCGTCGTCCTTGTCCCGGCCGAGCGCCCTGCGCACGCCGTCGGTGAAGCCCACCGAACGGCCCAGCCCCATGTCGATCCGCCCGGGGAACAGCGACTCCAGCACGCCGAACTGCTCGGCGACGACCAGCGGCCGGTGGTTGGGCAGCATCACGCCGCCGGTGCCGACCCGGACGCGGTGTGTGGCACCGGCGACGGCGGCGGCCAGCACGGTCGGCGCCGAGCCCGCCACACCGGGCACGCCGTGGTGCTCCGCCACCCAGAACCGGTGGTAACCCAGCCGCTCGGCCTCCCGCGCCAGCGCCACGGTGTCGCGCAGCGCCTCGGCGGCCGTGTGTCCCTCGCGGATGCGGGAGCGGTCGAGGACGGAGAAGCGGGTGGAGGCGATCACTGAGCTCACACCGGGTTCAACGCCTGCGCGGCGCCAGGATTCCCGGCAGCGCGTTCTAGGGTGGGCGGGTGACCGACAGCGAGAAACTCCCGGTGGCCGTGTTCGACCTGGACAACACCCTCGCCGACACCGCGCACCGGCAGCGGTTCCTGGAGCGCCGGCCCCGCGACTGGGACGCCTTCTTCGCCGCCGCGCCGCACGACGCGCCGCTCGCCGAGGGCATCGCGCTGGTGCGGGAGAGCGCGGAGGAGTGCGAGATCGTCTATCTGACCGGGCGGCCCGAGCGCTGCCGGCGCGACACGCTCGACTGGCTCGCCGCGCACGGCCTGCCCCGGGGGCCCGTGCACATGCGGGGCAACGCCGACCGGCGGCCGGCCCGGCGCACCAAGCTGGAGATCCTCCGGCGGCTCGCCCGGACCCGCGAGGTCAGGGTCCTGGTGGACGACGACGAACTGGTCTGCGACGACGCCGAACGGGCCGGGTTCACCGTCGTCCGGGCCCGCTGGGCGGCGCGGTCGGCCGAGTTGCGGGTGGCGCAGGAGCGTGAGGGCCGCACCTGAGCGACCGGGCCCCCGGGCCCCCGGTCCGCTCAGTCCGTGTCCTCCAGGCGGAAGCCGAGCTTCAGGCCGACCTGCCAGTGCGCGACGCGCCCTTCCTCGATCTGGCCGCGGACCTGGGTCACCTCGAACCAGTCCAGGTTGCGCAGGGTCTCGGAGGCACGGGTGATGCCGTTGCGGACGGCCTGGTCGACGCCGTCGGGCGAGGTGCCGACGATCTCGGTGACCCGGTAGGTGTGGTTCGACATGCGGGTGCTCCCTTCCGCGGGCGGCGGTGTGCCGTCACTCCACCGTGCCCCAAGCCGGGACGTGGCGCGAGGCGTCGGGAGCCCCGGCGGAGCAACCGGCCGTCACCCCTTGACCTCGGCATTGGTCCATACCAACATGGCTGCCACCCGTTCGAGCTCCGGGCTCGTTCCCCCACGTCGGGTCTCCCTTCGCATGCGCAGGACTTCCCCGTCCGCGCCCGCACCTTGTTCGTCAGACAGAAGGACCCTCCGTGAGACGTCGCCTCCTCGCCCTTGTTTGCGTGTCCGCCTCCCTGCTCAGCGGCTGCGGCCTGATGTCGCAGGACGGCGAGGGCGAGCGGCGTGCGGTCACGCTCTGGCTGATGAAGGGCAGCGCCTCGGACGACTTCCTCAAGCGGTTCACCGAGGAGTTCGAGCGCGAACACCCCGGCCTGGAACTCGACTTGAAGATCCAGGAGTGGACCGGCATCGGCGACAAGGTGCAGACGGCCCTGAAGGCCGACGGCACCGACGGGCCCGACGTCATCGAGGTGGGCAACACCCAGGTCCCGCAGTACGCGGAGGGCGGCCGGCTCCAGGACCTGACACTGGAGTCGATGCGGGACTGGGGCCTTCAGGACTGGCTGCCGGGCCTCGCCGAACCGGGGCAGTGGATGTCCCAGCAGTACGGCATCCCCTGGTACGCCGCCAACCGCGTGGTCATCTACCGCAAGGACCTGTTCGAGCAGGCCGGCATCACCGATACGCCCCGCACCCGCGAGGAGTGGCTCACCGCCACCGAGAAGCTCGACTCCGGCGGCGACCAGGGCATCTACCTGGCCGGTCAGGACTGGTACACGCTCTCCGGCTTCATCTGGGACGAGGGCGGCGAACTGGCCGTGGAGGAGGGCGGGACCTGGCGGGGCGCCCTGGACTCCGAGGCCGCCCTGCGCGGCATGGACTTCTACCGCGAGCTGCAGGCCCTGGGCGACGGCCCGGTCGACGCCGACGAGGAACACCCGCCGCAGGCCGGCGTGTTCGCCGAGGGGGACGTCGCGCAGATCGTCGCCGTGCCGGCGGTCGCCCAGAGCATCCTGCGGGACAACCCCGGCCTCAAGGGCAAGCTGGGCTTCTTCCCGGTGCCCGGCAAGACCGCCGACAAGCCCGGCGCCGTCTTCACCGGCGGCTCCGACCTCGTCGTACCGAAGAACACCGACCAGCACGAGGGCGCCCTCGCCGTCGTCGAGGCGCTGGTCGGCACCAAGTGGAACACCGACCTGGCCCGCACCATGCACTACGTCCCGAACAAGAAGTCCCTCGCCGAGGCCGTCGCGGGCGAGGAAGCGGTCGCCGCCATGGCCGCCGGGGCCGCACAGGGCCGGGCGACCCCCGGCACACCCCGGTGGGGCGCGGTGGAGGCGGACAACCCGATCAAGGAGTACATGACGAAGGTGCTCACCGGGGGCGACGCGGAGTCGGAGGCCGCCAAGGCCTCCGACCGCATCACCGAACTCCTGGACCTGGACGCACGCTGACCCGCGCGGCCCGGACCGGGACGCATCGGTTCAGCGCACCACGCTCAGCGACAGCGCGAACCGGTCCTCGC carries:
- a CDS encoding PRC and DUF2382 domain-containing protein gives rise to the protein MITREEIANVLDHPVYDGDGNKIGDAKHVFFDDMTGRPEWVSVKTGMFGSNESFIPIRDAAVVQDHLEVPYLKDQVKDAPNVDVDAGGHLSESEEHRLYDYYGINWDSVLSEAERTDDGRFAAGPGPAGTAGAAGAAGTAGMAGTAGTTGGMAGREAGTDRTGMRDDDAMTRSEEQMHVGVERRESGRARLRKYVVTEEVQQTVPVSHEEVRVEREPITEANRGDALAGPEISEAEHEVTLHEERPVVETETVPVERVRMVTEERTEDEVVRGRVRKERIEAETERFDDDAARFDDDAARLDDKRRPGPG
- a CDS encoding excinuclease ABC subunit UvrA, with translation MHSPHDPYVRVRGAREHNLKGVDVDIPRDVVAVFTGVSGSGKSSLAFGTVYAEAQRRYFESVAPYARRLIHQVGAPKVGEVTGLPPAVSLQQRRTGPTSRSSVGTVTNLSNSLRMLFSRAGDYPPGAPRLDSDAFSPNTAAGACPECHGLGRVHRTTEELLVPDPSLSVRDGAIAAWPGAWQGKNLRDVLDALGYDVDRPWRELPAEQREWILFTDEQPVVTVHPVRDAGRIQRPYQGTYTSARRYVMKTFSDTKSATLRAKAERFLTSAPCPVCGGGRLRPEALAVTVGGRTIAELAALPLTELAGALPTDGETARVLTEDLASRIGPVVELGLGYLSLDRSTPTLSAGELQRLRLATQLRSGLFGVVYVLDEPSAGLHPADTEALLTVLERLKAAGNSVFVVEHHLGVMRGADWIVDVGPRAGEHGGRVLYSGPVDGLAGVGESATARHLFDRSPAPARTPRAPRGSVTVGPVSRHNLREVTARFPLGALTAVTGVSGSGKSTLIGEITEELPGVGRLVSVDQRPIGRTPRSNLATYTGLFDVVRKVFAATGEARERGYGVGRFSFNVSGGRCETCQGEGFVSVELLFLPSTYAPCPDCGGARYNPETLEVAYRGRNIADVLDLTVEEAAEFFADTPAAARSLAALLDVGLGYLRLGQPATELSGGEAQRIKLASELQRGRRGHTLYLLDEPTTGLHPADVEVLMRQLHGLVDAGHTVVVVEHDMAVAAGADHVIDLGPGGGDAGGRIVAEGSPAEVARAAGSATARYLAEALRGAGRR
- a CDS encoding LLM class flavin-dependent oxidoreductase → MSSVIASTRFSVLDRSRIREGHTAAEALRDTVALAREAERLGYHRFWVAEHHGVPGVAGSAPTVLAAAVAGATHRVRVGTGGVMLPNHRPLVVAEQFGVLESLFPGRIDMGLGRSVGFTDGVRRALGRDKDDADDFDAQLAELLGWFRGTSPTGVHARPAEGLTVPPFVLAIGEGAAVAARAGLPMVIGDLRDRDRMLRGIDRYRAGFRPSEWGGEPYVVVSGTIAVAGSAEAARRLLVPEAWSMAQARTRGSFPPLPPAEEAEARTMTAKERDLYESGLAGHLAGTEEQVAEELETLLRDTGAQEVLVTTSTYDREALLDSYRRLARVTGTAAATASA
- a CDS encoding phosphatase domain-containing protein, giving the protein MTDSEKLPVAVFDLDNTLADTAHRQRFLERRPRDWDAFFAAAPHDAPLAEGIALVRESAEECEIVYLTGRPERCRRDTLDWLAAHGLPRGPVHMRGNADRRPARRTKLEILRRLARTREVRVLVDDDELVCDDAERAGFTVVRARWAARSAELRVAQEREGRT
- a CDS encoding dodecin, encoding MSNHTYRVTEIVGTSPDGVDQAVRNGITRASETLRNLDWFEVTQVRGQIEEGRVAHWQVGLKLGFRLEDTD
- a CDS encoding extracellular solute-binding protein; the protein is MRRRLLALVCVSASLLSGCGLMSQDGEGERRAVTLWLMKGSASDDFLKRFTEEFEREHPGLELDLKIQEWTGIGDKVQTALKADGTDGPDVIEVGNTQVPQYAEGGRLQDLTLESMRDWGLQDWLPGLAEPGQWMSQQYGIPWYAANRVVIYRKDLFEQAGITDTPRTREEWLTATEKLDSGGDQGIYLAGQDWYTLSGFIWDEGGELAVEEGGTWRGALDSEAALRGMDFYRELQALGDGPVDADEEHPPQAGVFAEGDVAQIVAVPAVAQSILRDNPGLKGKLGFFPVPGKTADKPGAVFTGGSDLVVPKNTDQHEGALAVVEALVGTKWNTDLARTMHYVPNKKSLAEAVAGEEAVAAMAAGAAQGRATPGTPRWGAVEADNPIKEYMTKVLTGGDAESEAAKASDRITELLDLDAR